Proteins found in one Longimicrobiales bacterium genomic segment:
- a CDS encoding phosphomannomutase/phosphoglucomutase encodes MDLNAHIFREYDIRGIVGTDVDAGVAEQIGRAYASELRVRNGGRTDLTVAIGHDNRPSSPELAAGVIRGMRATGVNVIAYGTVPTPVLYYATAVDGTDGGMQITGSHNPPEYNGFKMTIGGRPFFGGAIQDLRERIETQRFESGSGTVEERDVIPAYIEDVGSRFQLRRPMKVVVDCGNGAGSLVAVDLLRRIGADVIPLYCESDGTFPNHHPDPTVDEYIQDMIARVRTEKADLGVAFDGDADRIGAVDENGTIIRGDILLLLFGLDALERLGAPQTLVFDVKCSQAVPEVYEAAGGEAIMWMTGHSLIKEKMKEVGAPIAGELSGHICFGEDYYGFDDALYGACALVQLAARSPEPLSTRVAGFPKYVSTPEIRIDVTEEGKFDVVRRAVQHFQRDYEVIDVDGARVLFEGGWGLLRASNTQPVLVMRVEARTEERLQEIRSVMEEWLKGQGVAV; translated from the coding sequence ATGGATCTCAACGCACACATCTTTCGTGAATATGACATACGCGGGATCGTCGGCACGGATGTCGACGCCGGCGTGGCGGAGCAGATCGGCCGTGCGTATGCCAGCGAGCTGCGCGTGCGCAACGGCGGCAGGACGGATCTGACGGTCGCGATCGGTCACGACAACCGCCCGAGCTCTCCGGAGCTGGCGGCCGGTGTGATCCGCGGTATGCGCGCCACGGGCGTCAACGTGATAGCGTATGGCACCGTTCCCACGCCCGTGCTCTACTACGCAACGGCAGTGGACGGCACCGACGGCGGCATGCAGATCACAGGGTCGCACAACCCGCCGGAATACAACGGCTTCAAGATGACGATCGGGGGGCGCCCGTTCTTCGGCGGCGCCATTCAGGACCTGCGCGAGCGCATCGAGACGCAGCGTTTCGAGAGCGGCAGCGGTACCGTCGAGGAACGCGATGTCATCCCTGCCTACATCGAGGACGTCGGCAGCCGGTTCCAGCTGCGGCGCCCGATGAAAGTCGTCGTGGACTGCGGCAACGGGGCAGGGAGCCTGGTGGCCGTGGACCTGCTCCGGCGTATTGGCGCCGATGTGATTCCGCTATACTGCGAGTCGGATGGCACGTTCCCCAATCATCATCCTGACCCGACGGTCGACGAGTACATCCAGGACATGATCGCGCGCGTGCGCACCGAGAAGGCGGACCTGGGCGTCGCCTTCGATGGCGACGCCGACCGTATCGGCGCCGTCGATGAGAACGGCACGATCATCCGCGGTGACATCCTGCTGCTGCTGTTCGGGCTCGATGCCCTCGAGCGCCTCGGTGCCCCGCAGACGCTGGTGTTCGACGTGAAGTGCTCGCAGGCGGTGCCTGAGGTCTATGAGGCCGCTGGCGGCGAGGCGATCATGTGGATGACCGGCCACTCGCTCATCAAGGAAAAGATGAAGGAAGTCGGCGCACCGATCGCCGGCGAGCTGTCCGGCCATATCTGTTTCGGCGAGGACTATTACGGCTTCGACGATGCGCTCTACGGCGCGTGCGCCCTCGTGCAGCTCGCGGCGCGCTCGCCGGAACCGCTCTCCACCCGCGTCGCTGGCTTCCCGAAGTACGTATCGACGCCGGAGATCCGCATCGACGTCACGGAGGAAGGGAAGTTCGACGTGGTCCGTCGTGCCGTGCAGCATTTCCAGCGTGACTACGAGGTGATCGACGTGGATGGCGCGCGCGTGCTGTTCGAGGGCGGTTGGGGACTGTTGCGGGCATCGAATACGCAACCGGTTCTCGTGATGCGCGTGGAAGCGCGCACGGAGGAGCGCCTGCAGGAGATCCGGTCGGTCATGGAGGAGTGGCTGAAAGGCCAGGGGGTCGCGGTCTGA